In Patescibacteria group bacterium, the following proteins share a genomic window:
- a CDS encoding response regulator, with translation MGKKKILIVEDDSFLLTMYANKFEMENFEVLMAEDGKKGLKLALKERPDLILLDLILPIMDGFEVLKEIKADEKVRRIPVILLTNLSQREEVDRALLLGAQDYMIKAHFMPSEVVEKVKNVLKIR, from the coding sequence ATGGGGAAGAAAAAAATACTAATCGTGGAAGATGACAGTTTCCTGTTGACCATGTATGCCAATAAGTTCGAGATGGAAAATTTTGAGGTTTTGATGGCCGAAGACGGGAAGAAAGGCTTGAAGCTTGCCCTAAAAGAGCGGCCGGATTTGATTTTATTGGATTTGATTTTGCCAATTATGGACGGATTCGAGGTCTTGAAAGAAATTAAGGCCGATGAAAAAGTAAGAAGGATTCCGGTGATTTTACTGACCAATTTGAGCCAGAGAGAGGAAGTGGACCGGGCGCTTTTGCTAGGCGCCCAGGATTACATGATTAAAGCCCATTTTATGCCGTCCGAAGTCGTCGAAAAAGTTAAAAATGTTTTGAAAATAAGATAG
- a CDS encoding class I SAM-dependent methyltransferase — protein MPFYQPESSCPLCQRKSAFKFLKDYKSGDGTFSLYLCQLCLGQFWLPFKNPGAGWYEQGDVHNVKNGEKPREIHAYHKKLISRRGDLLRNAKTLDLGCGTGEFMAELGKRGAQVYGTDFDKDAIAIAIQNFGFKNIFNLNLEEFFKNSGLPRFDLITVFEVFEHVDNPLMILTEAKKILKENGRLVLSIPGRERPWANLSSWDYPYHHLSRWNAEAITRLLRLAGYTKIDICYIDRFHKLYELFLEILARKLKFHKASGLKNISEGKNIPANEEKSIKKLAIKIIYKTGRFAGVVALPYLMAGIFFPLNLIIFPRSGIMYIEAQK, from the coding sequence ATGCCTTTTTACCAGCCTGAAAGCTCCTGTCCCTTATGCCAGCGAAAATCGGCATTCAAATTTTTAAAAGATTATAAAAGCGGAGACGGGACGTTTTCTCTTTATCTGTGCCAATTGTGCCTGGGGCAATTTTGGCTTCCTTTCAAAAATCCCGGAGCCGGCTGGTACGAACAAGGCGATGTACATAACGTAAAAAACGGCGAAAAACCCAGGGAGATTCATGCTTATCATAAAAAGTTAATTAGCCGGCGCGGCGATCTCTTAAGAAACGCTAAAACGCTCGACTTGGGCTGCGGAACCGGAGAATTTATGGCCGAATTGGGAAAACGGGGAGCCCAAGTTTACGGAACCGATTTTGATAAAGACGCGATTGCAATCGCTATCCAAAATTTCGGCTTTAAAAATATATTTAACCTCAACCTTGAAGAATTTTTTAAAAACTCCGGCCTTCCGCGGTTTGATCTTATAACTGTATTTGAAGTTTTCGAACACGTCGACAACCCCCTGATGATTCTAACCGAGGCAAAAAAAATCCTTAAAGAAAACGGCCGTTTGGTTTTAAGCATTCCGGGAAGAGAAAGGCCTTGGGCCAACCTGTCAAGCTGGGATTATCCCTATCACCATCTTAGCCGCTGGAACGCGGAGGCGATAACAAGGCTCCTTCGCCTGGCCGGTTATACAAAGATTGATATTTGTTACATTGACAGATTCCACAAATTATACGAATTATTCCTCGAAATTTTAGCCCGGAAATTAAAATTTCACAAAGCTTCGGGGTTAAAAAACATATCCGAAGGAAAAAATATCCCGGCTAATGAAGAAAAATCAATAAAAAAACTGGCAATAAAAATAATTTATAAAACCGGCCGTTTTGCCGGGGTAGTCGCGCTTCCCTATTTGATGGCCGGGATATTTTTTCCCCTGAACCTGATAATATTTCCCCGGTCAGGAATAATGTATATTGAGGCCCAAAAATAA
- a CDS encoding prepilin-type N-terminal cleavage/methylation domain-containing protein yields MTQRKKAASGFTLIELLVVISIIGLLSSFAVVSLNSARAKARDALRKGDMAQIRTAMNLYYDDNTAYPACGTYNAGVPDFGATNACYSGALTTALTGGTRPYLASQPADPRNLSNDPAISAVYIYSYVSNGSEYALTYHLEEEVDLKVIRGW; encoded by the coding sequence ATGACCCAGAGAAAAAAAGCCGCGTCTGGTTTTACCCTGATCGAACTTTTGGTGGTAATAAGCATTATCGGACTTTTATCTTCTTTCGCCGTGGTTTCGCTAAATAGCGCCAGAGCCAAGGCGCGGGACGCTCTAAGAAAAGGCGATATGGCCCAAATACGAACGGCCATGAACCTTTATTACGACGATAATACTGCTTATCCGGCCTGCGGAACTTATAATGCCGGAGTGCCTGACTTTGGGGCGACTAACGCCTGCTATTCCGGGGCGTTAACTACCGCTTTGACCGGCGGGACAAGGCCATATCTCGCCAGCCAGCCGGCCGATCCAAGAAATTTGTCTAATGACCCGGCAATAAGCGCGGTTTATATATATAGTTACGTGAGCAACGGGAGCGAATACGCCCTTACCTACCATCTAGAAGAGGAAGTGGATTTAAAAGTAATCCGGGGCTGGTAG
- a CDS encoding prepilin-type N-terminal cleavage/methylation domain-containing protein: protein MRKQKGFTLIELLVVIAIIGLLSTLAVVSLNNARQKSRDARRVSDVKQIQTALELFYNDVNGYPQTAGVTTGGTVTGPTSTGTTVYMSAVPTNPTPRPTGGTDYTYTNTLSGASYTLTYQLEGASGGLIAGAHTATPAGLANP, encoded by the coding sequence ATGAGAAAACAAAAAGGCTTTACTTTAATCGAATTATTGGTGGTTATCGCAATTATCGGCCTCTTGTCAACCTTGGCTGTTGTTTCTTTGAACAACGCCAGGCAGAAATCAAGAGACGCCCGCCGGGTTTCTGATGTTAAGCAAATTCAGACGGCCTTGGAGCTGTTTTATAACGACGTGAACGGATACCCTCAAACCGCAGGCGTCACTACGGGAGGCACTGTAACCGGTCCGACGTCTACCGGAACTACCGTTTACATGTCAGCGGTGCCAACTAACCCGACGCCGCGTCCGACAGGCGGAACTGATTATACCTACACCAATACTCTTAGCGGAGCCAGCTACACCCTGACTTACCAGTTAGAAGGCGCTTCCGGAGGATTGATTGCCGGCGCTCACACCGCCACTCCGGCTGGATTAGCTAATCCGTAA
- a CDS encoding glycosyltransferase family 4 protein has protein sequence MKVNFLVPTTGITGGIRVIFEHANRLAARGYEINIIYPYVLGREAGTKEKIIGRLKKIRRAIFALADLNKIKWFDLNPKIKVIRVPDLSEKYIPEADATIATANETADWLALCSAQKGEKYYFIQDYETWTRDKEKVDATWRLPLKKIVISGWLKKIGEEKFKERIYGVVPNGVNIEDFDNPKKKFNKNKKVLLMYHLLEKKGFKDGLEAFSKAQKKHPEISLVLFGAYPLKEKELLGFKYYFQPSRERLRELYSTSDIFLWPSRAEGYGLPPMEAMASKCAVISTDTGAVREYAIPGESVILVPALRPGLMASELIGLIEDEEKLKKIALNGYDKIKEFGWERASKILESIINPFFSGGQEPLLDGGGKRKGADRK, from the coding sequence ATGAAAGTTAATTTTTTGGTGCCGACAACCGGAATCACCGGAGGGATCAGGGTGATTTTTGAACATGCTAACCGGCTCGCCGCCAGGGGCTATGAGATTAATATTATTTATCCTTATGTGCTCGGCCGGGAGGCCGGAACAAAGGAAAAAATAATCGGCCGGCTAAAAAAAATTCGGCGCGCTATTTTCGCCCTGGCTGATCTTAATAAAATAAAGTGGTTTGACCTCAATCCGAAGATAAAAGTTATCAGGGTCCCGGATCTCTCCGAGAAATATATCCCCGAAGCGGACGCGACCATAGCGACGGCTAATGAAACCGCTGATTGGCTGGCTTTATGTTCGGCCCAAAAAGGGGAAAAGTATTATTTTATCCAGGATTATGAAACCTGGACAAGGGATAAGGAAAAAGTTGACGCCACCTGGAGGCTGCCCTTAAAAAAAATCGTAATTTCCGGGTGGCTGAAAAAAATAGGAGAAGAGAAATTCAAGGAAAGAATATACGGGGTGGTCCCGAACGGGGTGAATATAGAAGATTTTGATAATCCGAAAAAAAAGTTCAATAAAAATAAAAAGGTATTATTAATGTACCATCTCCTGGAGAAAAAAGGTTTCAAAGACGGGCTGGAAGCTTTTAGCAAGGCTCAAAAAAAGCATCCGGAAATAAGCCTTGTTTTGTTTGGCGCCTATCCCCTAAAGGAAAAGGAGCTATTGGGTTTTAAATATTATTTTCAGCCGTCAAGAGAGCGGTTAAGAGAGCTTTACTCAACCTCCGATATTTTCCTCTGGCCGAGCCGGGCAGAAGGCTATGGCCTTCCGCCGATGGAAGCTATGGCTTCGAAATGCGCGGTAATTTCAACCGATACCGGGGCGGTTAGGGAATACGCGATTCCGGGCGAATCAGTCATCTTGGTCCCGGCCTTACGCCCCGGCTTAATGGCCAGCGAATTAATCGGCTTAATTGAGGATGAGGAAAAATTAAAAAAAATTGCCTTAAATGGCTATGATAAAATCAAGGAATTCGGCTGGGAAAGAGCGTCAAAAATTTTAGAAAGCATAATTAATCCCTTCTTTTCAGGCGGTCAAGAACCGCTTTTGGATGGCGGAGGTAAAAGAAAAGGCGCGGATAGAAAATAG
- a CDS encoding ATPase, T2SS/T4P/T4SS family → METSSAYLNKILSQAAKKNAILLHLTVGSKPQMKIGSQYVNADDSIVETETLEKIIEQVLTEKEMEKLQSGRELVTVKEIDKNLRFRINIYYQRSLPAITFYYISDQVRSLQSLNFPPAIANFADAPSGLLIIAGNFGSGKTQTAASFIEEINKSQGKHIVTIEESIDRLFVSKESIVEQRQVGQDAPSFTDAIKYCLKEDLDLVFVNGAKEELDKCLIPIIELASGNSKVILEMNADSSVEIIDRLANILSKGLSPESSRYTLADNLFGIIVQKIIYGRGGEAFMAAEILIADPVVKSYIREGKFQQIESVIQTSKKEGMISMEKAINSLIQKGKISQQDL, encoded by the coding sequence ATGGAAACATCTTCGGCTTATTTAAATAAAATACTGTCCCAAGCGGCAAAAAAAAATGCCATTCTTTTGCATTTGACTGTCGGCAGCAAGCCGCAGATGAAGATCGGCAGCCAATATGTTAACGCCGATGATTCAATTGTCGAGACGGAAACTTTGGAAAAGATAATTGAACAAGTGCTTACTGAAAAAGAAATGGAAAAACTCCAATCCGGCCGGGAACTGGTTACGGTAAAAGAAATCGACAAAAATTTGCGTTTTCGGATAAATATTTATTACCAGAGGAGCCTGCCGGCGATTACTTTCTATTATATAAGCGATCAGGTAAGGAGCCTTCAAAGCCTGAATTTTCCGCCGGCCATCGCCAACTTCGCGGATGCCCCATCCGGGCTTTTGATTATCGCCGGCAATTTCGGTTCAGGAAAGACCCAAACCGCCGCTTCTTTCATTGAAGAAATAAATAAGAGCCAGGGGAAGCATATAGTTACTATCGAGGAGTCGATTGACCGGCTGTTCGTTTCCAAAGAATCAATCGTGGAACAAAGGCAGGTCGGTCAGGACGCCCCGTCCTTCACCGATGCCATAAAATATTGCTTAAAGGAAGATTTAGACTTGGTTTTCGTTAATGGCGCCAAAGAAGAGCTGGATAAATGCCTAATACCTATTATTGAACTCGCTTCGGGCAATTCCAAGGTGATTTTGGAGATGAATGCCGACAGTTCAGTCGAGATAATCGACCGGCTGGCGAATATTTTGTCAAAAGGCTTGTCTCCCGAGTCTTCCCGCTATACTTTAGCCGATAATTTGTTCGGGATAATAGTCCAAAAAATAATTTATGGCCGCGGCGGAGAAGCCTTTATGGCCGCGGAAATACTGATTGCCGATCCGGTGGTGAAATCATATATCCGCGAAGGGAAGTTCCAGCAGATTGAAAGCGTTATTCAGACTTCAAAAAAAGAAGGGATGATCAGCATGGAGAAAGCGATCAACAGCCTAATCCAAAAAGGAAAAATCAGCCAGCAAGACCTATAA
- a CDS encoding GspE/PulE family protein, with amino-acid sequence MNSIQEILINKKKLTRAQAEEFEKMAAASGKTIEDILLDKGDFDQEELTKYKAESLNIPYYSLIGKRIDDKVINLIPFEVAENYRTICFDRSGEKLLIGLVDSENFKAVEAIDFLAKKEGVRAEYYLISPLSFDQSFKQYRSLKKEVSTALERKAKEKEGEKKDDRSSVEFQEVIKSAPVAKIVSVIIRHAVEGRASDIHIEPMPKESRVRYRIDGILHTSLVMPKDIHSAVVARIKVLSNLKLDETRIPQDGRIRESIGGKEIDFRISILPLTRDEEKVVMRILDVTKGAPELETLGYRGEGLAIIQANVKKTIGMLLVTGPTGSGKSTTLFSILNKLNREGVNISTLEDPVEYQIQGVNQSQTRQEVGFTFASGIRSLLRQDPDILMVGEIRDNETAELAIHASLTGHFVLSTLHTNDAVGAVPRLLDMKVEPFLLGSTLNAVVAQRLARKVCSHCKEEQKLPKEAMNKVREIFDAIPEASLKNAFEKLDKENLVFYKGKGCPRCGNTGYSGRIAIAEVLDVNDKVRELIFNKTKNFTLKEVRATQTFMTMKEDGVIKALLGLTSIEEIFRVILD; translated from the coding sequence ATGAATAGTATTCAGGAAATATTGATCAATAAAAAAAAGTTGACCCGGGCGCAAGCGGAAGAGTTCGAAAAAATGGCGGCGGCATCGGGAAAAACTATTGAAGACATACTTCTCGACAAAGGTGATTTTGACCAGGAGGAATTGACTAAATATAAAGCCGAGAGCTTAAACATCCCTTATTACAGCCTGATAGGGAAGCGGATAGACGACAAGGTAATAAATCTTATCCCTTTTGAAGTGGCTGAAAACTACCGTACCATTTGCTTCGATAGATCCGGGGAAAAGCTTTTAATCGGCCTGGTTGACTCGGAAAATTTTAAGGCGGTTGAGGCGATTGATTTTTTAGCAAAAAAGGAGGGAGTAAGAGCCGAATACTATCTCATCTCGCCTTTAAGCTTCGATCAATCGTTCAAGCAGTACCGTTCCTTAAAAAAGGAAGTAAGTACGGCGCTGGAAAGAAAAGCCAAAGAGAAAGAAGGCGAGAAAAAAGACGATAGAAGCTCGGTCGAGTTCCAGGAAGTGATTAAAAGCGCGCCGGTGGCGAAGATTGTTTCCGTAATTATCCGCCACGCGGTTGAAGGGCGGGCTTCAGACATCCATATCGAACCGATGCCTAAAGAGAGCCGGGTGCGCTACCGGATCGACGGGATACTCCATACTTCCCTGGTAATGCCTAAAGATATTCACAGCGCGGTAGTCGCCAGAATTAAAGTTTTATCCAACCTGAAATTGGACGAAACCCGGATTCCCCAGGACGGCCGGATTAGGGAGTCAATCGGCGGGAAAGAAATTGATTTCCGGATTTCTATTTTACCGCTAACAAGAGACGAAGAAAAAGTGGTTATGAGAATTCTTGACGTAACTAAGGGCGCGCCGGAATTGGAAACTTTGGGCTACCGCGGGGAAGGATTGGCGATTATCCAGGCGAATGTCAAAAAAACCATTGGAATGCTTCTGGTTACCGGGCCAACCGGGTCGGGAAAATCGACTACGCTCTTTTCCATCTTAAATAAATTAAACAGGGAAGGGGTTAATATTTCTACCCTGGAAGATCCGGTTGAATACCAGATACAAGGCGTCAACCAGTCGCAAACCCGCCAGGAAGTCGGCTTTACCTTTGCTTCAGGCATCCGGTCGCTTTTAAGGCAGGATCCGGACATCCTGATGGTTGGCGAAATTCGGGACAACGAAACCGCGGAATTGGCAATCCATGCCAGTTTAACCGGCCATTTTGTCCTTTCCACCCTGCATACCAATGACGCGGTCGGCGCCGTCCCCAGGCTTTTGGATATGAAGGTAGAACCCTTTCTTTTAGGGTCAACCTTAAACGCGGTCGTCGCCCAGCGGCTGGCGAGAAAAGTTTGCAGCCATTGCAAGGAAGAGCAGAAACTCCCCAAAGAAGCTATGAATAAAGTCAGGGAGATATTCGACGCTATCCCCGAAGCCTCCTTAAAAAATGCTTTTGAAAAGCTAGACAAGGAAAATTTAGTTTTTTACAAAGGCAAAGGCTGTCCCCGGTGCGGGAATACCGGCTATAGCGGGCGCATAGCCATCGCCGAAGTCTTAGACGTTAACGACAAGGTTAGGGAATTAATTTTTAATAAGACGAAAAATTTCACCTTAAAAGAAGTAAGGGCGACCCAAACTTTTATGACCATGAAGGAAGACGGCGTGATTAAGGCGCTTTTGGGTTTGACTTCTATTGAAGAGATTTTCCGGGTAATTCTTGATTAA
- a CDS encoding O-antigen ligase family protein, whose translation MNKERIVKICDAAINWLILAIIFLVPLFFNIFSYTTFEIDKIALFRILVETGLFLYLIKILITGKLALARGKAFYIFLALFSAIFILSNLVSEYKLISFWGSYWRGMGLFTYLHIFAFIFLVYQNLETDGENKSSSSLDLKKIFLAAVLSAFFSSLYGLAQVYGFDFLRWEENPFGTTLRASSTLGQPNFLGSYLLLVLPPAFYLLVYSKNKKARIFYLLALVFQLWALVATYSRGAWLGLAGLMAGLFLIRAIKSYKKLTLAGLLIVLVLFTALFNFKVIDIYRVEKFNYNQDFTLLLRLESFTNLAEGSTGMRAYYFKAAWSIIKEKLLFGHGLETQRYLFHKYYEPDYAVYEKINVYPDRAHSEILDILIVSGVAGFFVWFSLFGYLLYLASNFSKSALPIRKKRILAVLFSAIFSYCVSILFGFAVITTAVYFFLYLAIIFKMTGNNFSPEENSRIFEKEFFIRKSIGFILAATLLLFLGYMVYGLNIKNRLADCYFRMAMVNTKTGDASRALGYYYKAIDANPGESFYPSNMTIFLIPAVSQINDKEKEIILLERFKESLLGRGYDNLYFEGKVRFGVLLGEIGKLKGGSAEEWKEADKVFYEILQKAPGFARPYYDWGNIYFSQKRYSEALNKYYEALIRYPDTNHPQLNNEHRQDIVDEMSLVYEKIIDIKIINRDFNSAEKIYKKAIRLAPFNYEFLARRSEMLRLEGENDEYIKSLKHLRALYPGLNWEPLNKISQ comes from the coding sequence ATGAATAAAGAAAGGATTGTTAAAATTTGCGATGCCGCGATAAATTGGCTCATTTTGGCAATTATTTTTTTAGTCCCTTTATTTTTTAATATTTTTTCATATACCACCTTTGAAATCGATAAAATCGCTTTATTCAGGATTCTCGTCGAAACCGGACTTTTCTTGTATTTGATTAAAATCCTCATTACCGGAAAATTGGCCTTGGCCAGAGGCAAGGCTTTTTATATATTCTTAGCTTTGTTTTCGGCAATTTTTATCCTTTCCAATCTTGTTTCAGAGTACAAGCTAATAAGCTTCTGGGGATCTTATTGGCGGGGGATGGGCCTTTTTACCTATCTTCATATTTTCGCTTTTATTTTTTTAGTCTATCAGAATTTGGAGACAGACGGAGAAAATAAATCTTCTTCGTCTTTGGACTTAAAAAAAATTTTTTTGGCGGCGGTTCTTTCGGCCTTTTTCTCGAGCCTTTACGGCCTGGCGCAAGTATACGGCTTTGATTTTTTAAGGTGGGAAGAAAATCCTTTCGGAACCACTCTCCGCGCCAGCTCTACTCTGGGACAGCCTAACTTTCTCGGGTCTTATCTTTTATTGGTTTTACCGCCGGCATTTTACTTGCTGGTTTATTCAAAAAATAAAAAAGCAAGAATTTTTTATCTTCTGGCTCTGGTTTTCCAGCTTTGGGCCCTTGTTGCTACTTACAGTCGGGGAGCCTGGCTTGGCTTAGCCGGATTGATGGCCGGACTGTTTCTTATCCGCGCCATAAAATCTTACAAAAAGCTGACTTTAGCCGGCCTTTTAATCGTTTTAGTCCTTTTTACCGCCTTATTTAACTTTAAGGTCATTGATATTTATCGGGTGGAAAAATTCAATTATAACCAGGATTTCACCCTGCTTTTAAGGCTGGAAAGCTTTACCAACCTGGCCGAGGGAAGCACCGGAATGAGGGCGTATTATTTTAAAGCGGCCTGGTCGATTATCAAGGAAAAATTATTATTCGGCCATGGCCTGGAAACGCAAAGATACCTTTTTCACAAATACTACGAACCGGACTACGCGGTTTATGAAAAGATTAATGTTTATCCTGATCGGGCCCACTCTGAAATCCTTGACATACTGATTGTGAGCGGAGTCGCGGGCTTTTTTGTCTGGTTTAGCTTATTCGGCTATCTTCTATATCTTGCCTCTAATTTTAGTAAAAGCGCGCTCCCGATAAGAAAAAAAAGAATATTGGCGGTCCTATTTTCGGCAATTTTTTCTTATTGCGTCTCGATCCTTTTTGGCTTTGCCGTTATCACAACCGCCGTATATTTTTTCCTTTACCTGGCGATTATTTTTAAAATGACGGGAAATAATTTTTCGCCGGAGGAAAATTCCCGAATTTTTGAAAAAGAATTTTTTATAAGGAAAAGCATCGGCTTTATACTGGCCGCCACCCTCCTTTTGTTTCTGGGTTATATGGTTTACGGACTAAATATTAAGAATCGGCTGGCCGATTGTTATTTCCGCATGGCCATGGTCAATACGAAGACCGGAGACGCTTCCAGGGCTTTAGGGTATTATTATAAGGCCATTGACGCAAACCCCGGTGAGTCTTTCTATCCGTCAAACATGACTATTTTTCTCATTCCGGCTGTAAGCCAGATTAACGATAAAGAAAAGGAAATTATTCTCCTCGAAAGGTTTAAGGAGAGCCTTTTGGGCAGAGGATATGATAATTTATATTTTGAAGGGAAGGTCAGATTCGGCGTTCTCCTTGGAGAAATCGGGAAATTGAAAGGCGGGTCGGCTGAAGAATGGAAAGAGGCGGATAAAGTTTTTTACGAAATATTACAAAAGGCGCCGGGATTTGCCCGCCCTTATTATGATTGGGGGAACATTTATTTCAGCCAAAAAAGATATAGCGAGGCCTTAAACAAATATTACGAAGCTCTGATCCGGTATCCTGACACGAACCACCCGCAATTAAATAATGAGCATCGCCAGGATATTGTCGATGAAATGTCGCTTGTCTATGAAAAGATAATCGATATTAAAATAATAAACAGGGATTTTAATTCGGCGGAGAAAATTTATAAAAAAGCCATTCGCTTGGCCCCTTTTAACTACGAGTTTCTTGCCCGGCGATCGGAGATGCTTCGCCTGGAAGGAGAAAACG
- a CDS encoding radical SAM protein, giving the protein MLKNKLYLAKKIANRFAEGNRNFINHSLGQTLKPKWIWYEVTDKCNSHCTHCHIWEKKTPSRTLTLEELRKAFSDPLFSEVETVINSGGEAILRGDIIDLIRLEHEIFPKASLDLSTNGILAERVVKIVETVLEEKIKINVGVSLDALGAKHDEIRGVPGNFNKVDYLLNELVRLRKKYPHYLSIVAGLTLSPLTLEGWEDVKKYLDEKDIELMVQWYNQSSFYENDNMEKEANLKKMFKAVEAQPNTIIREKWLKLLGEKPIKFKCFAAETFFAMKCDGSIVPCLSYWDSILGNVRNESPAKIWNGEKAKEARKAIANCPGCLNSWGVEWSASTIFYPRLFFYLRHPKAVLDRLKRRD; this is encoded by the coding sequence GTGCTTAAAAATAAACTTTATTTAGCGAAAAAAATAGCCAATAGATTTGCCGAAGGCAACAGAAATTTTATTAATCATAGCCTCGGCCAAACGCTAAAACCTAAGTGGATTTGGTATGAGGTGACGGATAAATGCAATTCCCACTGCACCCATTGCCATATCTGGGAGAAAAAAACGCCCTCCCGCACCTTAACTTTAGAGGAGTTAAGAAAAGCGTTTAGCGACCCGCTTTTTAGCGAAGTTGAAACTGTTATCAACTCGGGCGGCGAAGCCATCCTCCGCGGCGATATTATTGACCTAATAAGGCTGGAACATGAAATTTTCCCTAAAGCCAGCCTCGATCTAAGCACTAACGGAATCCTGGCTGAACGGGTGGTTAAAATCGTCGAAACCGTCCTGGAAGAAAAAATTAAAATCAACGTCGGCGTTTCGCTTGACGCGCTCGGCGCCAAGCATGATGAAATAAGGGGAGTGCCTGGCAACTTCAATAAAGTGGATTATCTTTTAAACGAGCTTGTACGGCTTAGGAAAAAATACCCGCATTATTTATCAATCGTCGCCGGCTTAACCCTCTCGCCTTTAACGCTGGAAGGCTGGGAAGACGTAAAAAAATATTTAGATGAGAAGGATATTGAATTAATGGTCCAGTGGTATAACCAGTCTTCTTTTTACGAAAATGACAATATGGAAAAAGAAGCTAACTTAAAGAAGATGTTCAAAGCGGTCGAAGCCCAGCCGAACACTATAATCCGGGAAAAATGGTTAAAGCTCTTAGGGGAAAAGCCGATTAAATTCAAATGTTTCGCCGCTGAAACTTTTTTTGCCATGAAATGCGACGGCAGTATCGTCCCCTGCTTAAGCTATTGGGATTCTATACTTGGGAATGTCCGCAATGAATCGCCGGCAAAAATTTGGAATGGCGAGAAAGCCAAGGAAGCAAGGAAAGCTATCGCCAATTGCCCGGGCTGCCTTAATTCCTGGGGGGTGGAATGGAGCGCGAGCACTATTTTCTATCCGCGCCTTTTCTTTTACCTCCGCCATCCAAAAGCGGTTCTTGACCGCCTGAAAAGAAGGGATTAA
- a CDS encoding type II secretion system F family protein, which translates to MPVFKYRATNRSKETLTGLVEAESLEYAEEILKDKGLSIVFLSLEGQEKSGGSGLLNRIKSKEVVIFSRQFSVLISANVPLVQALKILVDQTANPRFKIIISQVSDEVDAGSRLSVALARRGNLFNDFFVSVVKSGETSGKLDEVLNYLADEMEKDYDMMSKIRGAMIYPAFVLSGLGVVGFLMLTFVVPKLTDIMSQSGGELPLATRILIGVSGFLGHYWWMVLAGVFGALIGFRFLIRTTKGKFVYDSIRLRLPIFGKLLQRIALVRFTRSMKTLIAGGVTIIDSLSIAADVVDNEVYKRIIQETIKEVEDGNSISTVFIKSKEIPIMVSQMMSIGEKTGKLDVILGRITDFYGREIENIVANLMTLMEPIIMVVMGLGVGLMVAAVIMPMYNMASQF; encoded by the coding sequence ATGCCCGTATTTAAATATAGAGCCACCAACCGCTCCAAAGAAACCTTGACCGGCTTGGTTGAAGCCGAGAGCCTTGAATATGCCGAAGAAATATTAAAGGACAAAGGGCTTTCAATCGTATTTTTATCTTTGGAAGGCCAGGAAAAATCCGGCGGGTCAGGGCTTCTTAACCGGATAAAATCCAAGGAAGTCGTAATTTTTTCCCGCCAATTTTCCGTACTGATTTCGGCTAACGTGCCTTTAGTCCAAGCTTTGAAGATTCTTGTGGATCAAACCGCCAACCCCAGGTTTAAAATTATAATCTCGCAAGTTTCTGATGAAGTGGACGCCGGCTCCCGGCTTTCAGTCGCCTTGGCGCGCCGGGGCAATCTTTTTAATGATTTTTTTGTAAGCGTCGTCAAGTCAGGGGAAACCTCGGGGAAATTGGACGAGGTATTAAACTATCTGGCTGACGAAATGGAAAAAGACTATGACATGATGTCAAAGATCCGGGGAGCGATGATCTATCCGGCCTTTGTTTTATCCGGGCTGGGAGTCGTCGGGTTTTTAATGCTTACTTTCGTCGTTCCCAAGCTTACTGATATTATGTCCCAGTCGGGCGGAGAACTGCCTTTGGCGACGAGAATTTTAATCGGCGTTTCGGGTTTTTTGGGGCATTATTGGTGGATGGTTTTAGCGGGCGTTTTTGGCGCGTTAATAGGATTTAGATTTTTAATAAGGACGACCAAGGGAAAATTTGTTTATGATTCAATCCGGTTGAGGCTGCCGATTTTCGGAAAATTACTCCAAAGGATCGCCCTGGTCAGATTTACCCGTTCAATGAAAACTTTGATCGCCGGAGGCGTTACCATAATCGACAGCTTGTCGATTGCCGCCGACGTGGTTGATAACGAAGTTTATAAAAGAATCATCCAGGAAACGATTAAAGAAGTCGAGGACGGCAATTCGATATCAACCGTTTTCATAAAGTCAAAAGAAATTCCCATTATGGTTTCCCAGATGATGAGCATCGGGGAAAAGACCGGAAAATTAGACGTAATATTGGGCCGGATTACTGATTTTTACGGCCGGGAAATAGAAAATATAGTCGCCAACCTAATGACCTTAATGGAGCCTATTATTATGGTAGTCATGGGCCTCGGCGTCGGGCTTATGGTTGCGGCTGTTATTATGCCGATGTATAATATGGCTAGCCAGTTCTAG